In the Drosophila willistoni isolate 14030-0811.24 chromosome 3R, UCI_dwil_1.1, whole genome shotgun sequence genome, ATCTAATATAGTTAATATTGGTGTATTAATACTTTaatgtatgtaaattataCTAGTTTGAATCACAGAAACTTATTAGGGAAACTTGATATGATTGAATACTCAAATCAACACTCTTATAAAAGAATTAATGGTAATCGTAGTCATTTGGATATCTTATCTAATGTATCAAATTAGCATTCTACCTATACAACCAGCCAATTAATTAACCAATAAGAATGTATCTATTGACCCATATAAACAGCTGCTGATTAAGATCAACAAACATTAGAGAACAATAATTTGACAAAATGCTTGGACACAATATGATAGACAAATCAAGAGAAATGAATGAGTAATTGACTCGTTTTCTATTAAGGACAATAAAACTAGATGAATCTTTTAAGCTGAAGGATTTGCGAAAACATTTTGACTGAATCCTCTAGAATAGAAACACtcttaattatttaaaaaccaaataataGCCACATAATAACTTTTCAGAGAAATATTTGACTACAAATCTCTTAAGAACTTTTCAATTGTTAAGCTCTTTAATGAAAACACACTATTTCAAAGCTTTTATAGTTCAATTCATTTTCTATTACATTGCCAAGTTAACTATAAAACGATCTTCTAGTTAGGTTCAATCGGTATGCTATGAGCCATGATGTTCAACTTTTAATGAACTTACCAAGCAATTTAACAAATTCTCAAAAATCGGAAAGAGGACAGAACAGATGCTTCCGCCAACCCTTGTCAGTTTTAATTCTTAAATGCTAAGGCctgattttattttggttatttttgcACAACGAATAAATTGAACGCTTATTGAAATTGACAAGGCAAAGCTTTAGGCAAATTGATTGGCTTTGCTTTGGCATTTGATATAAACCAAAGTCATTTTTCACctgcacacacaaacacactaaACAGGAAAACGTAATCAAAGTTCTGCCCGGCAATAAAACGTGAGATTGTTTAAATTGCAACAAAatactaaaacaaaaagccaaaaacaaaaaagaataaaaagagacagagtaaAAAAGCCAACGCACTTTGGGGAGCTATTATGAAACGAAAGCCCAGCAACAATGGCAGTCGCTTGAGTCGAGTCAAGCAGCCTGCAGGGCGCTTATCCTTCTCTATATACATGTggttacatatatacatttgtgtgtgtgtgtgtgtggtgctCCACTGCATAATCGCCGGGTCGAGGGCTTCATCTGTCTGTGCCGCGTGATAAGGCTAAACTGCAACAAAGACtacaaaaaatgtatataaggATTTAAGCCAATATCAATTGAGGTTAAGCATTTTAATGGTTTAATGAACCATTCACAGTAAGcagtatttaatttattatttgctTGGTCAATAGCAGCTCCTTGGTTGGCACGAAAGCATTCATTAGGGGTCTCCCTAATGGCATAAGACGTgcttgggtttttttttagattttttttctaatcATTTTGACCCtcattgttgaaaaaatttaaaattagattttaaagatggcagtTCTCTCTGTTGAGACTCACATTTTGTTGGTCATTCACTTGTTTTAAATGGATATTGATgattgtttattttaatagGCTTTCTCAACAATTTGTCGCTATTCATGGGGCCTAAGAAACCATTTAATTGATAATCAATTTACCCCATAGTAAGTAAGTCTAGGGTAAGATGGAGTCGGTAACCTTAATACAAACCGCAATTTCTTGTAGCTatactataaaaataaaagcgaCTACAGTTTGCGCACGTCTCATTAAACCCAAATGTCGCGCATTGCGTTTTTTACTTGGTCGCACAAGTGTCCTAAGAAaaccacatacacacactcacacacacacatacactagCAGTCAcgacatatgtatataggtatGTAATGTAACTCGCACGTGATGCTGCTTAAATGTTCCGTTTTGGTCAAGGACCGACCAACTGCTCTTCCAAACTGCCTGCCTAATAATCACAGCCTTGACATgcacaacacacaaacacgcacatatcctttttcttttttttgctttttatgtcCTTCTGTTGCCACACAGACTCTGTCCCCATGGGCTGTGatgcatttaaaataattttgacaaAAAAGGAAGATAAATGAACTAACATCCTGTGCTTCGTTTCGGTCTAACCATAAATCTCTTGTGCTAAAtgcatttgaaaaatatttatttacgaTCCTTTGGAGGCAAGAAGCAATGGTCATAAAAATGCTGTAAGGACTTAATTGGCGCTGAGTTGGAAGAGTCATTATATAATGTTTATATAGCAGTTTTTGCAATTAGTGTTTCATTAGCTTGGACCCCAAGTCTCAAGtgaattttcttcttctctctaCTCTCACTTTGGCTTTGCCTGCTTCTTAGGATGTTTCTTCAATTTACGCTAAGTAAAGTCAAATGTTTGCTTAGACCAAGAACCCAATTTCATTATACAAATGCTTTTCGGCTGGCTCAATGTGTTGGAATAAACAGATtcgtatgtaaatatgtatgaaCAAATCCACCAGCTTCTTGCCACAACTCTGCATATGGGATggggggagggggagggggaggTAGCAGCAAAACAAGTTGCTAGATGATGAAGCTAGCTAaaagttaaaataaacttttatccttttttctctttttttttattttgttttgtttctttgttgttgcccATTCAGATTATAGTCTTTTCTTTCATGTTATATTTATTCGTTTTGTGCCTTGTTTAATAGGAATTTGCATCTAGCTCAATTTAAATAATCATTTTTATCTAGAATACAATATGCAGCTTGATAAGCACATGGGAAAACATGGCAAATCAAATTATTTGccataaaaatggaaaagcaaTTGCCCGCACGAGAAGCattaaaataaatgcaaaGCCAAAGAGCGTAGAATTTTGTTACAGACACCAAAATACATATCTATTAAACCAGTTAAGCAACAACGACTTAACAATACCCTGTACCAAGTACCCACTTAATGATGAGAGGCACTAAATTCTCTTAACTTACCTTTCCTTTTGACTATCTTAGGAACAAATGATCAGAAATGATtcgaaataaatattataaattattctATTCTAGTTATTACTTCTTTTTCGGCTCTTCAGGCACCCTGAATATCCTTATAAAATTTGAAACCAATCTTCGGAAATTGAAATACCGTGCTTTTATCTGTGTATTAATGGATCGCACTCAATCTGTGGTGTATTCTTCGATATCTCAGATATATTTTTGAAGCCtagattattaattttaaactgAAAAGTTATCCTCATTAATAGAAAAGTCATGTTTGGAAACGagttcaaaaaaatattagcAAAATGTTAACTTCATATGGCtctaattcaattttttgaaaaattcttgtttttcttAACATTTAAGTCTCTAAAATTATGCTTTTGCCAATTTTGGAACCAATTTTTCTTTACATTTCAAAAAGTGCTTCattacaataaaaataagatattCCTTCTTGAAATCAGCAgcataacaaaaatttatagtgACAAATTCTCAAAAACCTCTAATTTTGGATATCTGTACCTAATTAATTTTGTAGTTTTAATCCATTGTAAAATTCTCTATTttatataacaaacaaaagatcGATTTGTTTATACACTTAGCATATGTAGATTCTGACAAATTGAATATACTCTTTCCCATTATAGAGTGCGGGAAAAAAGTGCTACAAGTAAAGCCAATCAGAATCTGAATTTATGACGCTATCATAAACTCTTGAGTTCAGTTCTACTTTTATTAACATGACCTTTGAGCAtaagtgtgcgtgtgtgtgtgtgtgtgtgtgtgtgtgtttgcagtTGCTAGTTGAAGATTTGTGCGCACCAAGTGGCATGTGGCAAGTGGCTGGCTAGTGACAAGGATGACAAAGTTAAGACCGGGCAGGATATTGTTTTCATAagaactacatatgtatgtatgtatgtacggacatatgaatgtgtgtgtgggtgtgtgtgtatattatatagcATGTTGCAGATGTTGCTAAAATGTCAGCATGCCACATATCGTACATCTTTGCTACAGACAGACGACACCCCACGCTTTCTTGACTCTTGTTACTTGGCAACCAAAATAAATGTCATGGTCAATTTCATAAGCAAAGATAGAAGAAacaagcaaagaaaaaaagctACCAAGAATTGAAGATTTTTTTGTGGCCAGTTGGGGGGATGCTGTCCGTGTATGCCATTTGATTTCATTATCCttgtagcagcagcagcagcaacaaactAGAGCACAAATTGCATTTTTCATTGAATTCATTTCGTTGCCATTCCATTTTGATTACGACttgaaaaacttaattaaTCAATTAAGTGTCtaatctaaatatatatatatatatatataactatattctttttgtattctttcttcttctcttttaCGTAAATTCTTTAACTCTTGAtaccaatatacatatacatattgaaCTTTTCAACTCAATTTTATCTGTATAAATGTAAAGTTTGCATACTGCACGGATATTGTAAGTCTCAGTGATGGGTCTAAGCCGCAGGATGAAGATGTTAAATTTGAACTCTTAATCATTGTTGATCGACAACAACATTGATAATAATCGAATTTCACTTAACATTTTCAGACGATGCACAGCCTAAAATGCGTTTTAGCCTTTCACCACCGCCGCAGAAAGCTATTACCGCCAGCGTAACCTCAACCAAGAGTAGCACAAACATTGACAttagctccagctccagcacCATCACCACCGCGGCTACAACCAGCACcaccaaaacaacaacaaccactttctccaccaccaccaccaacaacaaaaataatatgcTGGGTCATGAGGGGAACAGCTCAAATTCAGCTGCCTCTATTTCTGCATCAGCTGACGAAGATGCCGCCTCGGATTATAATCAATGGCTGCATGCCATGAAACTGGTGGCTCGTCTACCAGGAGGCACACCACCCGAGTTTCGTCGCAAGGTAAATGACGGCCACTTTCTCCATCCACTTGAGACTGAAATATAAACGTATTAAAATCCCTTCAGCTCTGGCTCTCGTTGGCTGACAAATATCTCAAGTCCAAGAATGTTGATTGGACGCAGCAGCGTGAGAAATGCTTTTGCGAGGAATGGCGTGAAGATGACGAAGAGCTGGGCATACAAATTGTCAAGGTGAGTCTGACAGTTTCTAAGATCCAAGTTGAACCTCTTCACAGAGTGTGGAGACACCCTGGCATTGTTTTTTCAGGATTTGCATCGCACTGGTTCTAATTTGTGCACTGGTCCCGCGGGCTCCATTAACCAGGCCAAGCTGAAGCGCATTCTACTCGGCTATGCCCGCTATAATCCCGAGGTGGGCTATTGtcaggtgagtatatagagGGCCACTCATGTCCTTTTGTTTCTCCAACTCTGGCCTTGCTTGCCTTTGCAGGGCTTCAATATGCTGGGTGCTTTGATTCTACAAGTCATGGACAAGGAAGAGGAGGAGTCCATGAAGGTCATGATCTATCTGGTGGAGGGTGTACTGCCAACGGGTTATTTCTATGGTTCAATGGGCGGTCTTCAGGCGGATATGGGAGTCTTTCGCGAGCTTATGCAAACGAAACTGCCGCGTCTGGCCAAGCATTTGCAGCGTTTGCAGGGAGGACCCGTTGAGAATGCCTACGAACCGCCATTGACCAATGTCTTCACCATGCAATGGTTCCTCACCATGTTCTGCACCTGCCTACCCATGTCCTGTGTCCTGCGCGTCTGGGATCTCGTTCTCATCGAAGGCAGTGATGTTCTATTGCGCACTGCCCTCGTCCTGTGGAGTCTATTGGAAGAGTGAGTACATTTTGTCTGAAGCTCTGTGGGTGGtatcgtttcttttttttggcggGTGGGGTCTCTGCTGACAATTGTTTGCTGCTTGTGTGCTCTGCAGCTCAAAACGAAAATGGGAAAAATTTGTGTCAAGGCTTCTCCAAGCCGGCACAAGGTTGTTGGCTGAAATgttttttggcaaaaagttttttacACGCTGTGTGAGAAATGCAATTTACTagttttggtttattttaacCATCTTCAGAATGTTTCTGCTGACATTTCGCAATTTTTATGGCACAACAGATGCAATAAGTTTTCCagataaaaacatttttgttagtttgtaaaaaatgttcaaattgGATAATGAACTTACATTCAAAAGAAGCCCAGGCGACCTTTATAATTGGTTGTGTAATATCAATATTGTGGCATAAAATTCTGGTATCCTTCGATTTCATATAACATCGTcttgatatttattttttagacGTGTCCTTAATGCTCGCACAGCTGATGAGTTCTATGGCAAAATGGGATCTTTCTCGAGTGAATTGCTCAATGGTCATCTTATCGATTCAAATGGTCTAATCGAAAAGGTTGTTAAACTCGGACCCATTGCCGATTTGCGTCATTTGAGGGATAAACATCTATATAACATAGCCCCATTGAGGCATAAACAAGGCATACAGtgagtacaaaaaataaaatgaaaaaattatataacaTACTTTTCTCTCCTTACTAACAGACTCTATTACGATGACGATGATACACATTCGGATGAGGAGCGCATGGCAGTGGCTACCGTGTGGGGTTTAAATTGGGGTCGCCGCGGTTCGGTGGGACCCGGAGCCCCAGCGGGTAGGCAGCCATCTGAACAAAAGGATCGTCTGGCCTTGGATATATCGTTGCTGAAGAAGCAATACGATCGTCTTCGAGAACGTCAGAAGCAGGCCCATGTCATCCTAACTACTGCATGCTCAACAGCAACTCGTCAAACGCCTTCAGCGCAAAGCTCGGTGCCGGTTAATCAGTTACTACAGGGTCGACACGCCATTGTGACCAACAGGGGCAAACGGGTGAGTGCTCCCTTGGGAGCCATACCTCCAGCCCGAAAGCCTTCACTGCCAGCTGTATTGCACGGAAACGGAAAGCCTATGATGGGGGAGAAGCAGTTGCGACGAGGAGAAACCCTACTCTGGCGGGACACGGACACTAGTCGACGGCGAAGAGACAGCCTCACGTGGAAGGAGATCAAAGCAGATCGTGCGGCCATGCTACGCGAAGGAGTTGATTCAAGCTCTCTAAAGACCCAGAAACTTCGCACGCGGTTGGGCAAAAGTGACAGTTCGTCTTACAGTGAGGATAGCGATGGCGATCAGGATGAGAAAGCAGACAacggtggtgctggtggtggctCTAGTACGGACACCAGTCTCTGTGATGACGATGATCCCAAGTCAAGCGAAAAAAGCCCCAAGCGTAAGGCGAAGGTGGCACGtaagctcaaagagaagagTCAGCATTTGGGGTCTCGGGAGTCCAGCGCAGAGCGTCAACGACCGAAATCCTGGGCACCAGGCACGCATGAGATACCCTTTATGTTGATGGGCATGGACAGCGGTGATGAAAAGGAAGCCAAAAAGGAGGAGCAAGACCTGGAGGAAGACAGTGCCACTGAAAGTGGTCGTTTTAGCTATCCTAAGGAACTAGATTGGACTCAGGCGGCAGATAAAGTAGCAAGTTGTGAACTAGAACCATTGGATATTGACAAGATACTGCCTAACACTGCTATTTATCTAAGCACAATCAGTCTAAGTCCGCCCAAGACGGAAGATGTGGGAGATCAGGATGTGATAGAGGAACAACCCATTGTGAAGCAGTTTGACGTTAGTGATTCTGGGGTAACAAATCAATATTTTGAGCGTGTCAACAGCGTTGAGCGTCCCAATAGGTTGGAGCTCTCATACTCTCTAAACGAGGAGGAGGACTCTACAATGTTAAAAGACGATCGTCAAAGTTCGGattttgaattgaaaattgaacCCGAACCTTCCACTTTAAATAAGGTCCCACAAATTCGGGATGATAACATACCCGGTGAAAACAAAGATGACTACAAGGAGCTTTTGAGCATGACGATAGAAGAGCATAAGCCACCAGCAGCTACAATCACCAGCCAACTGAATGCGAGTCGAAAGCGTCGGGATCCCAGGCGTAAAACGCTAACCAGATCCTCCACAATCGAGATTGAGGAACGTTTTCAGGCCCTCGAACGAACACTGAGCCAAGATCAACCGATTCATAAGTACATACCGAGCACTGCAGCTCTCGAAGAACGCTATAATAGTCTAGAAAAACAGTTGAGTGCCGAGAAACAGCGGAAGGAGGAGGATCTGGATCGTATACCTTCTACAGCTGATCTAGAATCACGATTTGATGCCTTAACGAAACAAATGAGTTCCAGCGAATCGAGCAATTCCAAGGCCCCACTCGATCTTAATAAAGATCAGCAGCAGCCTGGCGAGAAATCCaaagaaacagaaagaaaatcaaacaaaaaccaaagcaaagAAGGGGAGAAACAAACCCAATCGGAACCTAAAGAAACTGCATCGGAAAAGGAAAGTCCTggccaaaaagaagaaaccaaAGAAATTGAAGAAGAACAACAGCCACGTCTCAAGAAACTGCCCTCTACAGCCGAACTTGAGGATCGATTTAATGCTTTAGAACGAAAAATGAGCGTACAAAAATCTAGTTCGGCAAAGACAAAGAAAGAGCCACCCGATGAAGAAAAACCTGCCCAAAAAACTGAAGCTCAAACAAAGGAAACTAAATCTAAACAAGAATCAAGCCCACAAAAGACTCCAGAAAACATAGAGACAAGTGAAAAGAGCACGAAAATCAGTAAGGATTCAAATGAGGTTAAGGATAAAGCCGATGAGGTAAAACGAAAAGTTCCACCTTCAACCGAGGAGTTGGAAAAGCGTTTCAATGCTTTGGAGAAACAACTTAGTACAACTAATTTGGAAGCTGAGCAACCTACTACTTCTAAGGCAAAGGAAATCAAATCAGAATTACCCAAGCAAACTGAAAATGTAAAAGCGAACAAGCAAGAAATTCAATCACAAAAATCCATCAAGTCTTTCGATGAAAAAGTTAAAGTTATTAATACAAAATTAACAGCCGATGAGCAGAAAATCCAAGACCACGACAAATTGGCCGAAGAAAAACGTAAAAGTCTTGATGAGAAAAGTGAAAGAGCCAGTGGTCAGTTAAAAGAAATGTTGCCTGAGAATGAAACCATTAAATCAAAGACATCTCAACCTGAAGTCGTCCGGGCTGATGTTCAACCCAAAGAACTGGGTAAGCGAAGAGCTTCCGAACCACCATCAACAGAAGATTTGGAGAAACGCTATGAGACACTTAAGCGTCGCATGAGTAGTAAAAATCATTTTGGTAATCTAACAGAATCAGCAGATGAGTCCATGTCAAGGCGAGATCAAGAAGTAATATCCGAGACTTTAGAGACTGGAGAGCCGGAGAGAAAACAATCACCGCCGACAACAGAATATCTGGAAAGTAGGTATGAGAAGCTACATggggaaaacaagaaaacaacgCCCAAGAAAGTGGATGTGGCGATTGAGGCGCATATATCACCACCACCAGCTCCGCCACCACCTCCAAAGCCGAATATCCTAGCTGATCCGGCTATGCATAAGCAACGAGCTCTCATTGAAGAGCTACAGGCGAAAATTCAAGAGCAAGGACAGTCCACGCCTGGTGAAGAGAATCTCAAGCCCAGCGAGATAAATCCACAGCGCAAACAGAGGCAAGAGCAACAACGTCTGCTACAACGGCCCACGACAATGGGAGATGAGACCTCGGAAGCACCTGCAAAGACCGCTTACTACAGATCGGGAAATTACGAACcctggcagcagcagcaccagcagaaGCAGCGAATGGTTCGTCGTTTCTCTGATTTGCCATCAAGAGCCGATCTAGAAAATCGCTTACAATTCCTGGAGAAGCAATTGTACAAGAAATTCTACAAGCAGCGCTGTGCAAGTGATTCCGAAGTTGCATCGCGGACGATCGATGACGAAAAGCCCAGCACATCGGCAGCCCGTGTGGCGGAAGTTCAGCTGGAGCAACGTGTCCTGGCCCTAGAGAAGCAATTAAGTGAGAATAGTCTAAAGCTGCTAGAGGCCATGCGTGTCAACGTGCCCAACGTCGATGGCGGCTCTCCGCGAAGACTAAGCACGGATACGATAGATGCCACTGGCAAGGAACTGGTGCGGTATACACAGAACTTTGGTGAGCTGGACGAGTTGGGTGGAGATGGCTCAAATAAGCCCATTAACATTAGTATCAATATCAAAATGATGCTCAACAaggaacagcaacaacaacgacaacaacaacagcagcagcagcagcaggaggaaAAGGCAGACACTAGGACCAGCACAGAGGATTTAAGGATGCGCTTGGAGCAATTGGAACAGCAATTGATGGAAGAAAGAGCCAAGAACAATGGTTTTGTGGATGTCGAAAGTGCTAATGATGGCGGAGCAGGAGAGGAGGCAAAGCAATTGGATAAATCCGAAACTTCAGTACCGGAAGAACTagaggaaaataaaaagcaagaGAAGGACAGTCACAATCAAACGGTAAAAAGTGATGAAGCTGAAATGACAGAAGATCCAATTGTGGCCACCACCGTGGAAACCATTGAGCCGGAGACAGTGAAAGAAACAAAGACCTTAGAAAACGAGGAGATAGCTCAAGCAACCCAAGAGAAAGCTGCAAAAGCTGAGGAGATCGAAGAGACAACCAaagataaaataaatgaatcaTCTGAAGTCATTCCTAAAGTGGAGGAAACTAAACCGccaacagaaacagaaacccACTGCGAAGAGAAAACTGTAGACTCTGACAAGATTATTGTCAATGCCAGCTCTATTGAACCTCCGGTGGATCCCAATAATAAGACCGTGGTCCTGCTTATGGATAACGAACCTAGAGCTTCGAGAGTGCGCCGTTTGACCCGCGCCAATACCGAAGAACTGGAAGGTCTATTCCAGGCTTTAGAAAAACAACTGCAGGATCGCAATCTAATCAAATCTGAAGATGGGCGGTTAATACGAGCAAGTACGGAACAGAAACAAACTGCAGAACAAGTAGAACAAGCTCAGGCTATAAGCGATCTAACTAAGGAAATCGAAGACTTTACCAGCGGTAAACCAGACGCAAAAAGTGAAGGCGAAACAAAGGAAGATAAGCCAGCAGATGGCGGCGAAGAACCCCCCGACGATTATGATTGGGGTCCCAATCCGGTTAAGCATCATTTGAAACGCAAAACCGTATATTTGCCTTCAACCAAAGAGCTAGAGGCTCGTTTTCGGTCACTGGAACGTCAAATTAAACTACTCGAAGATGTGGAGAAAATCGATGTGGAGCAGCGCTTAAATGAAATTGAACGAAAGATTAAACTGCAGTATTCCTTGTCACATGAGaaagatttaaataaatatctagAGCTCTGCGAAGGCAAGGGCTTAGATGAGGAAGAGGAGCCTATTGTAGATGCATCTCCTCCTTTAACCAAGGATACCCAGCGGTCCCGTAGTCCAGCACGTAAAGAAGCTTCAAAGTCGCCATATACTTCACCATCGCGTAAGGCAGTTGCAAAATCTCCTCATACTTCTCCTGCACGTAAGCCAGCTACAAAATCTCCTTATACCTCGCCTTCCCGTGCTAGTGACAAAAAGCGGAGCCCTTATACCTCGCCAGTACGTCGACAGGCGCATCCCGGTGATTTACCCATCTCCGATGACTTGGAGTACAAGTATCGTGTGCTTGATCTGGTACGTTCCAAATCCAAGGAGAACTTGTCGAAGCGTAAAACTGATCCCAATAAAAAGCCGCCCATTCATCCTCTTGAAATGCTACTTGATCCGAGTCCCGATGACAGCGAGATACCCACAACAGGGGAACTGGAGCACCGCATACGTCTGCTGGATGAAAAGCTAAAGTCGCCCTGCCGCCATAAATCTCGCTCACGTTCACCCACCATCGATGACATGAAACGAAAGAAGCTCTTGGAGGAAAAGCGACCCAAATCGCCGGTTCATACATTGGAACGTTTGGTCAGTTCACCTAACAGACCAGAGCCACCCACTGAGGAGGAACTAGAACAGCGAATGCGTGCCTTGGAAGACGAAAAGCGTTTCGACTTCAAGACCCAAAAGGATTACAAGGCATTCAATCAAAAGCTTAAAGATGTCATCTCACCTTCCCTATCTTTCGAAGAGTTCAAGGCGGCCAAATCGCGTGAACAGAGTCCACGGCGTCAAGGAGCCACAACACCCAAATCAGCAATGCGACGCGACGATACAGATGATTACCGAGGACGCGAGGAGACACCCCATTATCGGCCCACTAGTCCTAAGGTGATACGCTTTCgagatgaggatgaggattATTACAAGGAGAGCCAGCGTCCGAAGTCTCGACAGTCCAGCGAACGAATGGTGGGCACCACAAATCTCGTTTTGCAATGTATTGAGGAGAATACTAAAATTCTTCAACGTATTCTTAAGAAGACTCTTGCAGATCGCagctacagcagcagcattgcAGCAGCAACGGCCAGCAGCTCCGAGGGTCTCGATGCCCTGGGTAGTCGCCTAATGAGAGTAAGTAAAGAGAACTCTATGAAATTCTATGAAATGTGCTAATATCCAATCCGCATTCACAGGAAACCTCGCCAATTACCCGCACTGGGACTCATACTGGTGTGCCGTTACGGACTGGAGAGAATATCAATGATCGTCTAAGTTCTATCAAGGATACCATCAAATCCATTGACACTCTATGCGAGGAGAAACCGTATCAGAAGGAGAAATGCCAACGTTATATTGATTCCCTCTTCTCAGATTCATTGCATTTCGGTTGTAAGAAGAATTCCATGGAGGAGCTAACGCACAGTCGCAGCGAGAGTCGAGGACGTACAGCACAACGATCGAGTGACTATACGCCGGCCATTCGAGTCACCTCAGAGCATCGATCTCTGGGCTCGGCCGACTCGAAGCGCACAAGTCCATTGCGGGCATCCAGTCCGTTGCATCATCATCGCTCGCATAGGGATATCAGTAGGGAGTTATCGCCGCGCAGGCGTCGTGATGCCGAGGATATGGAGGAGCGCGAAAGTAGTAGGGTAAGACGTGATAATATGTTGCCAAATTATTTTCTCGATAATCGTAGCGATTTAAGTAGCGGC is a window encoding:
- the LOC6649543 gene encoding uncharacterized protein LOC6649543 isoform X5; the protein is MDDAQPKMRFSLSPPPQKAITASVTSTKSSTNIDISSSSSTITTAATTSTTKTTTTTFSTTTTNNKNNMLGHEGNSSNSAASISASADEDAASDYNQWLHAMKLVARLPGGTPPEFRRKLWLSLADKYLKSKNVDWTQQREKCFCEEWREDDEELGIQIVKDLHRTGSNLCTGPAGSINQAKLKRILLGYARYNPEVGYCQGFNMLGALILQVMDKEEEESMKVMIYLVEGVLPTGYFYGSMGGLQADMGVFRELMQTKLPRLAKHLQRLQGGPVENAYEPPLTNVFTMQWFLTMFCTCLPMSCVLRVWDLVLIEGSDVLLRTALVLWSLLEERVLNARTADEFYGKMGSFSSELLNGHLIDSNGLIEKVVKLGPIADLRHLRDKHLYNIAPLRHKQGIQLYYDDDDTHSDEERMAVATVWGLNWGRRGSVGPGAPAGRQPSEQKDRLALDISLLKKQYDRLRERQKQAHVILTTACSTATRQTPSAQSSVPVNQLLQGRHAIVTNRGKRVSAPLGAIPPARKPSLPAVLHGNGKPMMGEKQLRRGETLLWRDTDTSRRRRDSLTWKEIKADRAAMLREGVDSSSLKTQKLRTRLGKSDSSSYSEDSDGDQDEKADNGGAGGGSSTDTSLCDDDDPKSSEKSPKRKAKVARKLKEKSQHLGSRESSAERQRPKSWAPGTHEIPFMLMGMDSGDEKEAKKEEQDLEEDSATESGRFSYPKELDWTQAADKVASCELEPLDIDKILPNTAIYLSTISLSPPKTEDVGDQDVIEEQPIVKQFDVSDSGVTNQYFERVNSVERPNRLELSYSLNEEEDSTMLKDDRQSSDFELKIEPEPSTLNKVPQIRDDNIPGENKDDYKELLSMTIEEHKPPAATITSQLNASRKRRDPRRKTLTRSSTIEIEERFQALERTLSQDQPIHKYIPSTAALEERYNSLEKQLSAEKQRKEEDLDRIPSTADLESRFDALTKQMSSSESSNSKAPLDLNKDQQQPGEKSKETERKSNKNQSKEGEKQTQSEPKETASEKESPGQKEETKEIEEEQQPRLKKLPSTAELEDRFNALERKMSVQKSSSAKTKKEPPDEEKPAQKTEAQTKETKSKQESSPQKTPENIETSEKSTKISKDSNEVKDKADEVKRKVPPSTEELEKRFNALEKQLSTTNLEAEQPTTSKAKEIKSELPKQTENVKANKQEIQSQKSIKSFDEKVKVINTKLTADEQKIQDHDKLAEEKRKSLDEKSERASGQLKEMLPENETIKSKTSQPEVVRADVQPKELGKRRASEPPSTEDLEKRYETLKRRMSSKNHFGNLTESADESMSRRDQEVISETLETGEPERKQSPPTTEYLESRYEKLHGENKKTTPKKVDVAIEAHISPPPAPPPPPKPNILADPAMHKQRALIEELQAKIQEQGQSTPGEENLKPSEINPQRKQRQEQQRLLQRPTTMGDETSEAPAKTAYYRSGNYEPWQQQHQQKQRMVRRFSDLPSRADLENRLQFLEKQLYKKFYKQRCASDSEVASRTIDDEKPSTSAARVAEVQLEQRVLALEKQLSENSLKLLEAMRVNVPNVDGGSPRRLSTDTIDATGKELVRYTQNFGELDELGGDGSNKPINISINIKMMLNKEQQQQRQQQQQQQQQEEKADTRTSTEDLRMRLEQLEQQLMEERAKNNGFVDVESANDGGAGEEAKQLDKSETSVPEELEENKKQEKDSHNQTVKSDEAEMTEDPIVATTVETIEPETVKETKTLENEEIAQATQEKAAKAEEIEETTKDKINESSEVIPKVEETKPPTETETHCEEKTVDSDKIIVNASSIEPPVDPNNKTVVLLMDNEPRASRVRRLTRANTEELEGLFQALEKQLQDRNLIKSEDGRLIRASTEQKQTAEQVEQAQAISDLTKEIEDFTSGKPDAKSEGETKEDKPADGGEEPPDDYDWGPNPVKHHLKRKTVYLPSTKELEARFRSLERQIKLLEDVEKIDVEQRLNEIERKIKLQYSLSHEKDLNKYLELCEGKGLDEEEEPIVDASPPLTKDTQRSRSPARKEASKSPYTSPSRKAVAKSPHTSPARKPATKSPYTSPSRASDKKRSPYTSPVRRQAHPGDLPISDDLEYKYRVLDLVRSKSKENLSKRKTDPNKKPPIHPLEMLLDPSPDDSEIPTTGELEHRIRLLDEKLKSPCRHKSRSRSPTIDDMKRKKLLEEKRPKSPVHTLERLVSSPNRPEPPTEEELEQRMRALEDEKRFDFKTQKDYKAFNQKLKDVISPSLSFEEFKAAKSREQSPRRQGATTPKSAMRRDDTDDYRGREETPHYRPTSPKVIRFRDEDEDYYKESQRPKSRQSSERMVGTTNLVLQCIEENTKILQRILKKTLADRSYSSSIAAATASSSEGLDALGSRLMRETSPITRTGTHTGVPLRTGENINDRLSSIKDTIKSIDTLCEEKPYQKEKCQRYIDSLFSDSLHFGCKKNSMEELTHSRSESRGRTAQRSSDYTPAIRVTSEHRSLGSADSKRTSPLRASSPLHHHRSHRDISRELSPRRRRDAEDMEERESSRVRRDNMLPNYFLDNRSDLSSGSSLTKFHKVDRQLEETCAKYEADDRRSASRTPLSSPYESRTTATRYNNNNNTGTGTTTTTTADTFQRPVSPYRQPYDPYRRNVNAPSPVPVYQPAKLEIRHTTVTSTFYDRFLTEKQIEKQTLSRPPSRSPVVSPSASIAKSDTDLPGTVSSASASASASQFASSYSSAAYKPTVTTAIMSSSYAGTATSHFTSSLPTSNYSYLMSTSTNATTTTTSSSSTTGGSSGGYVPYNFSSSFSNRHSDPIANSSGISSGSTGVYNPMMSFTLREPTSASGSLLGQYAYKSSFVSNYSSSSNQMPKSPSTSDQDKL